From Weissella diestrammenae, a single genomic window includes:
- a CDS encoding mucin-binding protein has product MKFTQNTKQIVVGSLMVSMMSGMMLNSQGEILASSQIHQNNEVKNTTRDTVKVGKAEVTFIDDTTGALLYVETVIGPVGNQCDYLAVYPINAYMAQGYRLVSNDFPDDGIVYTEKTQQYTVHLEHAVTVIDPEHPQVPGEPINPEYPEGVKWPEGVDEQGLTDTVKETIHYLYDDGSIAAPNQVNEIKFTHQMTIDNVTGAIVQDQGWQGQPQDSFGAVQSPDIPGYTPDYTQIDTIQHVKHDSEDIDKTIIYSKPVDNNHQTDTKPTVSEKEQVVQFKHAGEQETSNPVALPQTGQDNHWQTSIYLLLSLVMSLAIVWIMPWLKKSK; this is encoded by the coding sequence ATGAAATTTACGCAGAATACGAAACAAATTGTTGTAGGATCATTGATGGTCAGTATGATGAGTGGTATGATGTTAAATTCCCAGGGGGAGATATTAGCAAGTAGTCAAATTCATCAGAACAACGAGGTCAAAAATACAACGCGCGATACGGTTAAAGTTGGTAAAGCCGAGGTAACCTTTATCGATGACACAACGGGGGCATTGTTGTATGTCGAAACAGTGATTGGACCAGTTGGCAATCAGTGCGATTATCTTGCTGTTTATCCCATAAATGCATATATGGCACAAGGTTATCGTTTGGTATCAAATGATTTTCCTGATGATGGAATTGTGTATACCGAAAAAACCCAGCAATACACTGTTCATCTTGAGCATGCAGTGACTGTTATCGATCCGGAACATCCTCAAGTCCCAGGCGAACCAATTAATCCAGAATATCCTGAAGGAGTTAAGTGGCCAGAGGGGGTTGATGAACAGGGACTGACCGATACAGTGAAGGAGACGATTCATTATCTATATGATGATGGCAGCATTGCAGCTCCAAATCAAGTTAATGAAATCAAATTCACCCACCAAATGACGATTGATAATGTCACTGGTGCGATTGTCCAAGATCAGGGTTGGCAAGGTCAGCCACAGGATTCATTTGGTGCAGTACAATCACCTGATATTCCGGGGTATACACCAGATTACACGCAGATTGATACTATTCAACATGTCAAGCATGATAGTGAAGACATTGATAAAACCATTATTTACTCAAAGCCTGTCGATAATAATCACCAGACGGATACAAAACCTACTGTGTCTGAGAAGGAACAGGTTGTTCAATTCAAACATGCAGGCGAACAAGAAACATCAAATCCTGTGGCTTTACCACAAACAGGTCAAGATAATCATTGGCAAACCAGCATTTATTTATTATTGAGTTTAGTGATGAGCTTGGCCATTGTTTGGATAATGCCATGGTTGAAAAAATCAAAATGA